In Mauremys reevesii isolate NIE-2019 linkage group 14, ASM1616193v1, whole genome shotgun sequence, a single window of DNA contains:
- the LOC120381586 gene encoding kinesin-like protein KIF22, whose product MLSQQKASLAEPRRASPPAHVRVCIRLRPCSQGDPCIRSLDSHSVEIIHWRNMETIQYEFDTVYGGRATQHDIYTGSVQPVLCHLLEGQNASVLAYGRTGAGKTHTMLGSPEQPGVIPRALQDVLQMTREASRSPGAEEWDFSVSMSYLEIYQEKVLDLLEPSQQDLPIQEDRDQNILIPGLTEQELRSFRDFEWHFLPASRNRTGASTQLKDGLNRSHAVLLVWVARSQWAPPHCRHVAHLCLVDLPGSKDNRYTGNRSLRLKESGAINASLHVLSKVVDTLNQGLPCVLYRDSKLTRLLQDSLGGLAHSVIIANVTPELHFYFDTLNFAAKTKQGVNRPFTQETLQTPAAPPEDPGAGSEGAGPRAKSPPEEEPPKAKTLR is encoded by the exons ATGCTGTCCCAGCAGAAAGCCAGCCTGGCCGAGCCCCGCcgtgccagccccccagcccacGTGCGAGTGTGCATCCGCCtgcgcccctgcagccagggggaccCCTGCATCCGCAGCCTGGATTCCCACTCCGTGGAGATCATCCATTGGAGGAACATGGAGACTATACAGTACGA GTTCGACACCGTCTATGGTGGTCGAGCCACCCAGCATGACATCTACACCGGCTCCGTGCAGCCTGTCCTGTGCCACCTGCTGGAGGGGCAGAACGCCAGTGTGCTGGCCTATGGACGCACCGGTGCTG GTAAGACGCACACCATGCTGGGCAGCCCAGAACAGCCAGGTGTGATCCCACGGGCGCTGCAGGATGTCCTGCAGATGACACGGGAGGCGAGCCGCTCACCCGGGGCTGAGGAGTGGGACTTCTCCGTCTCCATGTCCTACCTGGAGATCTACCAGGAGAAG GTGCTGGATCTGTTGGAGCCGTCCCAGCAGGACCTGCCGATCCAGGAGGACCGGGACCAGAACATCCTGATCCCGGGGCTGACTGAGCAAGAGCTGAGAAGCTTCAGGGACTTTGAGTGGCACTTCCTGCCGGCCAGCCGCAACCGCACGGGAGCCTCCACTCAGCTCAAGGACGGCTTGAACCGCAGCCACGCCGTGCTGCTGGTGTGGGTGGCACGGAGCCAATGGGCGCCCCCCCACTGCCGCCACGTGGCCCATCTCTGCCTCGTTGACCTGCCTGGCTCCAAGGACAACCGGTACACTGGAAACCGCAGCCTGCGGCTCAAGGAGAGCGGAGCCATCAATGCCTCCCTGCACGTGCTCAGCAAGGTCGTGGACACCCTCAACCAGGGGCTGCCCTGCGTGCTGTACCGCGACAGCAAGCTCACCCGCCTGCTGCAG gactccctgggGGGCTTGGCTCACAGCGTGATCATAGCAAATGTCACCCCGGAGCTACACTTTTACTTTGACACGCTGAACTTTGCTGCCAAGACCAAGCAGGGGGTGAACCGGCCCTTCACCCAGGAGACGCTGCAGACCCCAG CTGCACCGCCCGAGGACCCTGGAGCTGGCAGTGAGGGTGCCGGCCCCAGAGCCAAGAGCCCTCCCGAGGAGGAGCCCCCCAAGGCCAAGACCCTCAGATGA